The proteins below are encoded in one region of Ignavibacteriota bacterium:
- a CDS encoding PIG-L family deacetylase yields MIGIRHMRDAFARRRLHSRVADLADLALNHLRTVYPRELVFETGDEIPVLVLAPHADDETFGAGGTIARHVAAGHRVTVVLFADNAASLEATSTFRADEIIALRRREFDAAMNALGVHEICCLELPGHALDSVDAVSRLRDIGIEKHPRLLYLPSIFDNHDEHRRVNICAARAFDVPRLASCEARGYEVWSPLPATAVCDISDTLTIKRSAIHCYKSQTSVIDYEHHITGLNAYRAITLGGGVRYAEAFLSLPLPQYVRYVTQLLKP; encoded by the coding sequence ATGATCGGGATCCGGCACATGCGCGACGCCTTTGCGCGCAGGCGGCTGCATTCACGCGTGGCCGATCTTGCGGACCTCGCTTTGAATCACCTGCGGACCGTGTATCCACGCGAGCTTGTTTTCGAAACAGGCGACGAAATTCCGGTTCTGGTCCTGGCGCCTCATGCCGACGACGAGACCTTCGGCGCCGGAGGCACGATTGCACGCCATGTGGCTGCGGGGCATCGCGTGACCGTGGTACTCTTTGCTGACAACGCCGCCAGTCTCGAGGCGACCTCCACATTCCGCGCTGATGAAATTATCGCGCTGCGCAGGCGCGAGTTTGATGCCGCGATGAACGCGCTGGGGGTGCACGAAATCTGCTGCCTCGAGCTTCCCGGTCATGCGCTCGACAGCGTTGATGCTGTTTCGCGGCTTCGTGACATCGGCATTGAGAAACACCCGCGGCTTTTGTATCTTCCATCGATATTCGATAATCACGACGAACATCGTCGAGTGAATATCTGCGCCGCGCGTGCTTTCGATGTGCCGCGCCTGGCATCCTGCGAGGCGCGCGGATACGAGGTCTGGAGTCCGCTTCCGGCAACAGCCGTTTGTGATATCAGCGACACCCTCACCATCAAGCGCTCCGCCATTCACTGCTACAAATCCCAGACATCCGTCATCGACTATGAGCATCACATTACCGGACTCAACGCCTACCGGGCGATAACGCTCGGCGGGGGAGTCCGCTACGCGGAAGCATTTCTCTCGCTGCCGCTTCCGCAGTATGTACGGTACGTCACACAGCTTTTGAAACCATAA
- a CDS encoding GNAT family N-acetyltransferase produces MRRFMRLETLLFFSTRPDANPVHEDQASGQQFHMLDSENVFPWSSLSDDRLAACYRSRFRDGHAAIAQSDRGERVFTAWLASGGLHVDELGFEWRIPDAERVVYDCNTAPTHRGRGLYPAALRWIVRHIQRDDVSRVWIYADARNHASLRGIEKAGFDAAGLMRTYWLADIPVLRRGRVVGVNT; encoded by the coding sequence ATGAGACGGTTTATGCGTCTTGAGACGCTCCTGTTTTTCTCCACGCGGCCTGACGCAAATCCGGTACACGAGGACCAGGCTTCCGGGCAGCAGTTTCACATGCTCGACTCTGAGAACGTTTTCCCATGGTCTAGTTTATCCGACGACCGACTCGCGGCATGTTATCGGTCCCGCTTTCGCGACGGTCATGCCGCGATAGCCCAGAGCGACAGGGGGGAACGTGTGTTCACCGCATGGCTTGCCTCCGGTGGATTGCACGTCGACGAACTGGGCTTTGAATGGCGCATTCCTGATGCGGAGCGTGTCGTATACGACTGCAATACCGCGCCCACACACCGCGGACGCGGGTTGTACCCCGCGGCTCTTCGTTGGATCGTTCGGCATATTCAGCGCGACGACGTCTCGCGGGTGTGGATTTATGCTGATGCACGCAACCATGCGTCATTGCGCGGCATCGAAAAGGCAGGTTTCGACGCCGCCGGTTTGATGCGCACATATTGGCTTGCGGACATACCTGTCCTGCGCCGCGGACGCGTCGTCGGAGTGAACACATGA
- a CDS encoding GNAT family N-acetyltransferase: MTVERMDFSDARLRTWWTAAYAGGLHTNTPFQSLEWNESWWKTFGAADERRELFLLAGLDADCTIRFIAPLFLQKRAFGGALAWEHLLFIGDDLAPYLDIVVPAADNADYTEDIVRYCEQQRPRAWLQLRDIPVGGIASRIAIHFERRDERLVLPGRPCLRMELAPCGETPLEDLLMAAVRPTFRRTLKKALTRYADAANGLAWTYGAADDTLRACLTVLSAERFGETAFLAESCNADFFRELQDRLAHEAKYAVLTAHGVPVHCLMGFEHGGIFYYFLSGMLPSASALAPGIINFSLLINTLRTRGLRALDFLRGEERYKRDFGGVESRTVCMRVVPPRARARHAAAGFLRGMRRMIVAARRQERAA, from the coding sequence ATGACTGTCGAGCGAATGGATTTTTCTGATGCCCGCCTGCGTACCTGGTGGACCGCGGCATATGCCGGAGGACTACACACCAACACGCCGTTTCAATCGCTCGAGTGGAACGAGAGCTGGTGGAAAACTTTCGGTGCGGCGGACGAGAGAAGGGAACTGTTCCTGCTTGCGGGTCTCGACGCCGATTGTACAATTCGATTCATCGCGCCGCTATTCCTGCAGAAACGCGCCTTTGGCGGCGCCCTGGCATGGGAACACCTGCTCTTTATCGGCGATGACCTCGCGCCGTATCTCGACATCGTTGTCCCCGCCGCCGACAACGCGGACTATACAGAGGATATTGTCCGATATTGTGAACAACAACGGCCGCGCGCGTGGCTGCAACTGCGCGACATCCCCGTCGGTGGAATCGCCTCGCGCATCGCAATCCACTTCGAGCGTCGCGACGAGCGATTGGTACTTCCGGGGCGGCCCTGCCTGCGCATGGAGCTTGCGCCATGTGGTGAAACGCCGCTGGAGGACCTGCTTATGGCGGCGGTGCGCCCGACTTTTCGACGCACGCTGAAAAAGGCGTTGACGCGTTATGCGGATGCCGCAAACGGGCTCGCGTGGACGTACGGCGCGGCGGACGACACGCTGCGCGCGTGCCTGACCGTGCTCTCCGCGGAACGTTTCGGCGAAACCGCCTTCCTCGCGGAATCGTGCAACGCGGACTTTTTCCGCGAGCTGCAGGACCGTCTCGCGCATGAAGCAAAATACGCCGTGCTCACCGCGCACGGTGTGCCGGTGCATTGTCTTATGGGCTTTGAGCATGGAGGAATTTTTTATTACTTCCTCTCAGGCATGCTACCATCTGCTTCGGCCCTCGCTCCAGGGATCATCAATTTTTCGCTTCTCATCAACACCCTCCGCACCCGCGGTCTTCGTGCGCTCGATTTTCTGCGCGGCGAAGAACGGTACAAAAGGGATTTCGGCGGCGTTGAGTCGCGCACCGTGTGTATGCGCGTCGTCCCGCCCCGCGCTCGCGCACGTCATGCAGCAGCGGGATTTCTCCGGGGCATGCGGCGCATGATCGTCGCCGCGCGCAGGCAGGAGAGGGCTGCATGA
- a CDS encoding acyltransferase, which yields MAEAHDTLRIGSSVFIGQHCTVSGSVEIGDNTLIASFVSIIDAQHVIDDPTVPISQQGGRKNPIHIGRDVWIGASSIVLGGVTIGDHAVVGANSTVTRDVPPWAIVAGSPATILRMREQP from the coding sequence ATTGCGGAAGCACATGACACGCTGCGTATAGGATCATCGGTGTTCATCGGCCAGCATTGCACCGTGTCCGGCTCCGTCGAAATTGGCGATAACACTCTCATCGCGTCCTTCGTCAGCATCATCGACGCGCAGCATGTGATCGACGATCCGACCGTCCCCATTTCCCAACAGGGCGGACGCAAGAATCCGATTCACATCGGCCGCGACGTCTGGATCGGCGCCTCGAGCATCGTTCTGGGCGGAGTCACAATCGGCGATCATGCCGTGGTCGGCGCCAACAGCACCGTCACGCGCGATGTTCCCCCATGGGCCATCGTCGCGGGATCACCCGCAACGATACTCCGCATGCGGGAGCAGCCATGA
- a CDS encoding oligosaccharide flippase family protein has product MSWPESITRIFPVHARESGIVFVGDVVAKSLTFLITVLLFRLLQPEQYVLYGVFITALATVQQFTDSGLHSSIIRFTALYAADNPDRAAAHVRFGWRVKWLALAGSGAAITLAARPLADWVFFTPALAHPLRILGVGLLGFGAFDYMLAVLQARQHFKPLTVFRIVEGFGKAAVIAGGAVLGWFSLDLVYYAYMLTPGVLFLLALLLMPSLRSSVPFDWPEIGAEIFSFGKWMMLTSFATMFLMRLDVFMVTPLLSDRPAEVGHYAAAVRLCMPLIVLTGSIATVFFPKAMAVRSMIEMQSYVRRSLQVTVPVSLLSIGYAVLVAFLVPEFFPKYGPSVPMFGVLVLGYVWTILGNPLTMLVLSINRANIVTLISAVQLLITLVSHYFFILALGAIGAAISTVLLWFAAGSFSMWYLYSHRHEIETRSRVVQP; this is encoded by the coding sequence ATGTCCTGGCCTGAATCCATCACACGGATATTTCCGGTGCACGCCCGTGAAAGCGGTATCGTGTTTGTCGGTGACGTGGTCGCAAAATCCCTCACGTTTCTGATCACCGTCCTGCTGTTCCGCCTTCTGCAGCCCGAGCAGTACGTGCTCTACGGTGTTTTCATCACGGCATTGGCGACGGTGCAGCAGTTCACCGATTCGGGCCTGCATTCGAGCATCATCCGTTTCACCGCGCTCTATGCGGCCGACAATCCCGATCGTGCCGCTGCGCACGTGCGCTTCGGCTGGCGCGTGAAATGGCTGGCCCTCGCCGGCAGCGGGGCGGCGATCACGCTCGCAGCGCGGCCCCTCGCGGACTGGGTGTTTTTTACTCCCGCGCTCGCGCATCCGCTGCGCATCCTGGGTGTCGGACTTCTGGGCTTCGGCGCCTTCGACTACATGCTCGCGGTTCTGCAGGCCCGTCAGCACTTCAAACCCCTCACCGTGTTCAGAATCGTGGAGGGATTCGGCAAGGCCGCTGTGATCGCCGGTGGCGCGGTCCTCGGGTGGTTCTCGCTCGACCTTGTCTATTACGCCTACATGCTCACTCCCGGGGTCTTGTTCCTTTTGGCCCTGTTGCTCATGCCGTCGCTGCGAAGTTCTGTACCTTTCGACTGGCCCGAGATCGGGGCCGAGATTTTCTCCTTCGGCAAATGGATGATGCTCACGTCGTTCGCCACGATGTTCCTTATGCGCCTCGACGTGTTCATGGTGACGCCGCTGCTTTCGGATCGTCCCGCGGAAGTGGGGCATTACGCGGCGGCAGTGCGCCTGTGTATGCCGCTGATTGTTCTTACCGGTTCCATCGCGACGGTGTTTTTCCCGAAGGCCATGGCTGTACGGTCGATGATCGAGATGCAAAGCTATGTGCGCCGCTCCCTGCAAGTCACCGTCCCGGTCTCGCTTCTGTCCATCGGATACGCCGTGCTTGTTGCGTTCCTGGTGCCGGAATTTTTTCCGAAGTACGGTCCGTCCGTCCCGATGTTCGGCGTCCTAGTGCTCGGGTATGTATGGACGATACTCGGGAATCCGCTCACGATGCTCGTGCTCAGCATCAATCGCGCGAACATCGTCACCCTCATCAGCGCCGTGCAACTGTTGATCACGCTGGTATCGCATTACTTCTTCATTCTGGCGCTGGGAGCGATCGGGGCCGCGATCAGCACCGTATTGCTCTGGTTCGCAGCCGGAAGTTTTTCGATGTGGTATCTGTATTCACATCGTCACGAGATTGAGACACGTTCCCGCGTGGTGCAGCCATGA
- a CDS encoding glycosyltransferase, which translates to MRSTGNDSTLAILFIARPDLLTNPGGDTTQILATREALEQRGHSVTLLLEEEERRVALSSTRARFDIVHAFNLLLSYQYEDSLRLATERGIPVVLSPIYWDMEPYESAAHSVAAWKRGLLRALLLLPRGFVRPFLGHHLKTVRYNPMYKEFLAGITRSVSMLLPNSRAEETLLRTAFHSHTPSAVIVNPSRSMEGGMDRPEGLPSSYILCVGRIERRKNQLYLIRALRGRDEALVLLGSINRAESEYWSRCRREARRNGVHLIHVENLPWESVWPYYVHAQVHAQPSWFETPGLSSLEAAVAGCPVVCTQIGSAREYFGAMAEYCDPADVESISAAIHRAQRSAARGDVLAAYVCERYSLDVVGEQTLEAYAAVLGETRAVEAPVDVLA; encoded by the coding sequence ATGCGAAGCACCGGCAACGATAGCACCCTTGCGATACTGTTTATCGCCCGGCCGGATCTCCTGACGAATCCGGGCGGTGATACAACACAGATCCTCGCGACACGCGAGGCCTTGGAACAGCGCGGCCATTCGGTGACGCTGCTGCTCGAGGAGGAAGAACGCCGCGTTGCGCTCAGCAGCACCCGCGCGCGTTTCGATATCGTTCATGCGTTTAACCTGCTGCTTTCGTATCAGTACGAGGACTCGCTGCGCCTTGCGACCGAACGCGGAATCCCGGTCGTGCTCTCGCCGATTTATTGGGACATGGAACCCTACGAAAGCGCCGCGCACTCCGTTGCCGCATGGAAACGTGGCCTGCTTCGTGCGCTGCTGCTTCTTCCAAGGGGCTTTGTCCGGCCGTTTCTGGGGCATCATCTGAAGACCGTGCGGTACAATCCGATGTACAAGGAATTCCTCGCCGGTATAACCCGATCGGTGTCGATGCTCCTGCCGAATTCTCGCGCCGAGGAAACACTGCTGCGCACTGCCTTCCATAGTCACACTCCTTCGGCTGTGATCGTCAATCCGAGCCGGAGCATGGAAGGCGGCATGGACAGACCCGAGGGACTTCCATCATCCTACATCCTGTGTGTGGGTCGCATTGAGCGTCGCAAGAACCAGTTGTACCTTATCCGCGCACTGCGCGGCCGCGACGAAGCGCTGGTGCTCCTTGGCAGCATCAACCGCGCGGAATCCGAATACTGGTCGCGTTGCCGGCGCGAGGCGCGACGCAACGGCGTGCATCTGATCCATGTCGAGAACCTTCCCTGGGAATCGGTCTGGCCGTATTACGTCCATGCGCAGGTGCATGCGCAACCGAGCTGGTTCGAGACGCCGGGATTGAGCAGTCTTGAAGCGGCTGTTGCGGGCTGCCCCGTGGTCTGCACGCAGATCGGATCGGCGCGGGAATACTTCGGCGCGATGGCGGAGTATTGTGATCCGGCGGATGTCGAGTCCATCTCAGCCGCTATACACCGCGCGCAGCGTTCAGCCGCGCGTGGTGACGTGCTTGCCGCGTACGTGTGCGAGAGGTATTCGCTCGACGTGGTGGGGGAACAGACGCTCGAAGCGTATGCGGCCGTGCTCGGTGAAACACGCGCGGTGGAGGCCCCGGTCGATGTCCTGGCCTGA
- a CDS encoding glycosyltransferase family 4 protein — translation MRIVHFVHRMYPDIGGVELSVERIAAEMSHAGHDVTIVTETPGASVRDAENVCIRHLSVRPVRPFTRARYWSWMSAHRDEFACADVLHFHDYGTFVHWYLPLYAVLRSPVYAMTFHGFDSWPVRRRDDMQRAFSARRMDVTFGAGDFLRLHYAQRIDHTYVGAPLRRRTNGVWKAHPAFLFIGRLAPDTCIAEVAAELAAAAAATRRNASLTLVGDGLLEHEILDLKNEWFDVIHTPATPDVNGFLETAGVMIGTGFLSVLDAFAYDVPVIAPALTPIKRDYFRSLPDVEHNLLYCESRTALRRTFESLLDGDGFQRATSAAQSARRLADSLTWEGIADLYLTNYAKHRQR, via the coding sequence ATGCGCATCGTTCATTTCGTGCATAGAATGTATCCCGACATCGGCGGCGTCGAGCTGTCGGTGGAACGCATCGCGGCCGAGATGTCGCATGCGGGGCACGATGTGACGATTGTCACGGAAACACCGGGCGCCTCCGTGCGCGATGCAGAAAATGTGTGTATCCGGCACCTCTCGGTGCGCCCGGTTCGACCCTTTACACGCGCACGGTATTGGAGCTGGATGTCGGCGCACCGCGATGAATTCGCGTGTGCCGACGTCCTGCACTTTCACGACTACGGCACCTTCGTCCACTGGTACCTTCCGCTCTACGCGGTGCTCCGCTCGCCGGTGTACGCGATGACGTTTCATGGTTTCGACTCCTGGCCCGTGCGCCGTCGCGACGATATGCAGCGCGCGTTCAGCGCGCGCAGGATGGATGTGACCTTCGGCGCCGGCGATTTTCTGCGCTTACACTACGCGCAGCGGATCGACCATACATATGTGGGCGCGCCGTTGCGACGGCGCACGAACGGTGTATGGAAAGCGCACCCCGCATTTTTATTTATCGGACGCCTTGCACCCGACACCTGCATCGCGGAAGTGGCCGCCGAGCTTGCGGCTGCCGCAGCCGCAACCCGGCGGAATGCGTCTTTGACGCTGGTGGGTGACGGTCTGCTCGAACACGAGATTCTGGATCTGAAAAACGAGTGGTTCGACGTGATTCATACACCCGCAACACCAGATGTGAATGGTTTTCTGGAAACGGCCGGTGTCATGATCGGTACGGGTTTCCTGTCCGTACTGGATGCGTTTGCGTACGATGTGCCGGTCATTGCGCCGGCCTTGACGCCGATAAAACGTGATTACTTCCGCTCGCTGCCCGATGTAGAACACAATCTTCTGTACTGCGAATCACGCACCGCGCTGCGGAGAACCTTCGAGTCGCTGTTGGATGGAGACGGTTTTCAGCGGGCGACTTCCGCCGCGCAATCCGCGCGCCGTCTCGCGGACTCCCTCACATGGGAGGGCATTGCGGATCTGTACCTGACGAATTATGCGAAGCACCGGCAACGATAG
- a CDS encoding PIG-L family deacetylase produces MRIAIIVLAVAALCAVGAQAQTPVPSKAEARMYQKGFDIPAGIPHGTWDFDEWPGVDHPVVYKQEFMYNSTPNEKIKIDYFLSVFDADDHEGYLKTPAALRDRGIADMSTLIKARTARNKTLLGIFCHPDDEVFLAGGLLAYAAANGWSVKVVLISNGADGSQGQTDTPSQVLAGYNSFGVMADGRTVVKTDVQGEKKLDIIAGYARSLGVDIQVLPIDLTVSGKHIVQVGEAPGLDFPATFGPGTEYRRAIAASLRTLLNEVKPGIVVGHGKDGEYGNYLHKMAHDLVLDAVKAHATSNPGVSLFTGFPEYNYRDNITHFLDLNLDNGAAWKKKYEAFKGITFLYKEGNDYDKPWDPTDQYMDGSFVKDYGFTPETGEPPRYEFFQRVSF; encoded by the coding sequence ATGAGAATCGCCATCATCGTCCTCGCCGTCGCGGCCCTGTGTGCCGTCGGTGCGCAGGCCCAGACTCCCGTCCCCTCGAAAGCCGAGGCGCGGATGTATCAGAAGGGATTCGACATCCCCGCAGGCATTCCGCACGGAACGTGGGACTTCGACGAATGGCCCGGCGTCGACCACCCGGTCGTCTATAAGCAGGAGTTCATGTACAACAGCACGCCGAACGAGAAGATCAAAATCGACTACTTCCTCAGTGTGTTCGATGCCGATGACCACGAAGGGTATCTGAAAACACCCGCTGCACTGCGCGATCGCGGAATCGCGGATATGAGCACTCTGATTAAGGCGCGCACCGCCAGGAATAAAACACTGCTCGGTATTTTTTGCCACCCCGACGACGAGGTGTTCCTGGCAGGCGGACTGCTTGCCTACGCCGCGGCCAACGGCTGGAGCGTGAAGGTTGTGTTGATCTCGAACGGCGCCGACGGATCGCAGGGGCAGACCGACACGCCTTCGCAGGTGCTTGCGGGTTACAACAGCTTTGGTGTCATGGCCGATGGACGCACCGTGGTGAAGACCGACGTGCAAGGCGAAAAAAAGCTCGACATCATTGCGGGATACGCGCGCTCGCTCGGCGTCGACATACAGGTATTGCCGATCGACCTGACCGTCTCCGGGAAACACATTGTGCAGGTCGGTGAGGCGCCGGGACTCGATTTCCCCGCGACTTTCGGTCCGGGAACCGAATACCGCCGTGCCATCGCCGCTTCGCTGCGTACGCTGCTCAACGAGGTGAAACCGGGCATCGTGGTCGGACACGGAAAAGACGGGGAGTACGGAAACTACCTGCATAAGATGGCGCACGACCTCGTGCTCGATGCGGTAAAAGCCCATGCGACGTCCAATCCGGGTGTGAGTTTGTTCACCGGCTTTCCGGAGTACAACTACCGCGACAACATCACACATTTCCTCGACCTGAATCTCGACAATGGCGCGGCGTGGAAGAAGAAGTACGAGGCGTTCAAGGGCATCACGTTCCTGTACAAGGAAGGGAACGACTACGACAAGCCGTGGGATCCGACGGACCAGTACATGGATGGAAGTTTTGTGAAGGACTACGGCTTCACGCCCGAAACCGGGGAGCCGCCGCGATACGAATTTTTCCAGCGTGTCTCATTCTGA
- a CDS encoding SGNH/GDSL hydrolase family protein, whose amino-acid sequence MPRAASILLLLTALGVRINAQPLVVYFGDSITEGWMDAVRRPADAYPAVCDTLVRERHGSARNISLGFAGETTDDALARLESDVLALRPQVAVVAFGSNDYYIHGNATTPRVSLQRYAANLHLIVRRLRGGGVQPVLLGLPPLIASRYAAYSEPRLYAPFGGAAAHNRSYDSTLRTVAADTHTPIVPLPWDSLDDAALLGIDGVHPTPAGHRDIAVRLLPAVLAALDAGAPAIDASQRIDVYPQPFDPRLHGRLVARCYTDKPGPVDWELLDARGGRVSVVTSTAAAPGELFAMWNTDHLRAGWYVVHLRGTTQYKECIIVQ is encoded by the coding sequence ATGCCGCGCGCCGCATCCATCCTCCTTCTCCTGACCGCCCTCGGTGTGCGCATCAACGCGCAGCCGCTTGTGGTCTATTTCGGTGACTCGATCACCGAGGGGTGGATGGATGCGGTGCGACGGCCTGCGGACGCGTATCCCGCGGTATGCGATACCCTGGTCCGGGAACGGCACGGCTCGGCACGAAACATCTCTCTCGGCTTCGCCGGTGAAACCACCGACGACGCCCTCGCGCGCCTCGAGTCCGACGTGCTCGCTCTTCGACCCCAAGTCGCGGTCGTCGCGTTCGGATCAAACGACTATTACATTCACGGCAACGCCACAACACCGCGCGTATCACTGCAGCGGTACGCGGCCAATCTTCATCTGATTGTGCGGCGCCTCAGAGGCGGGGGAGTGCAGCCGGTGCTCCTCGGTCTTCCCCCGCTGATTGCATCGCGCTATGCGGCCTATTCCGAACCGCGCCTCTACGCGCCGTTCGGTGGAGCCGCGGCACACAACCGCAGCTATGATTCGACGCTGCGCACAGTGGCCGCGGACACACACACGCCCATCGTTCCGCTGCCATGGGACTCCCTGGATGACGCGGCTCTGCTCGGCATCGACGGAGTGCATCCCACGCCGGCAGGTCATCGTGATATCGCCGTGCGGCTGTTGCCCGCGGTGCTCGCGGCTCTGGATGCGGGCGCGCCGGCCATCGACGCCTCGCAGAGAATCGATGTATATCCGCAGCCCTTCGATCCGCGCCTGCACGGGCGGCTTGTTGCACGCTGTTACACAGACAAGCCAGGACCCGTCGACTGGGAATTGCTGGATGCGCGCGGTGGACGGGTATCGGTCGTGACCAGCACGGCAGCCGCGCCCGGCGAGCTGTTCGCCATGTGGAACACGGACCATCTTCGCGCGGGATGGTATGTCGTGCATCTGCGCGGCACCACGCAGTACAAAGAGTGTATCATTGTCCAATAA